A genomic segment from Brienomyrus brachyistius isolate T26 chromosome 9, BBRACH_0.4, whole genome shotgun sequence encodes:
- the si:ch211-215i13.3 gene encoding brain and acute leukemia cytoplasmic protein produces MGCGGSKANAIEPRYYESWTRETETTWLTNTDTEVPQLGVINKNHGNAEKEGAATCAGKGDEGKQESAGASHRPKKMVNACTQCGKESLPSGAGTNCQRGSSYHEEVTEESGREARGGGADSPQEMSVRPATPQGVK; encoded by the exons ATGGGTTGCGGTGGAAGCAAGGCTAACGCAATCGAGCCACGCTACTATGAAAGCTGGACCAGGGAGACCGAAACGACATGGCTAACAAACACCGACACCGAGGTCCCCCAGCTGGGTGTCATCAACAAAAATCACGGCAATGCTGAAAAAGAAGGCGCCGCAACATGTGCAG GTAAGGGGGATGAGGGAAAACAGGAGAGCGCTGGCGCCTCCCATCGGCCGAAAAAAATGGTGAATGCCTGCACGCAGTGTGGGAAAGAGTCCCTGCCCTCAGGCGCGGGCACCAACTGCCAGAGGGGGTCTTCTTATCATGAGGAG GTCACAGAGGAATCCGGAAGGGAGGCACGTGGGGGCGGAGCAGACAGCCCCCAGGAGATGAGCGTCAGGCCGGCGACGCCCCAGGGTGTGAAATAG
- the atp6v1c1b gene encoding V-type proton ATPase subunit C 1-B: protein MSITMTEFWLISAPGEKTCQQTWDKLVAATRNNSLSVNNKFNIPDLKVGTLDVLVGLSDELAKLDAFVESVVKKVAQYMADVLEDSRDKVQENLLANGVDLVTYITRFQWDMAKYPIKQSLKNISEIISKQVTQIDNDLKSRASAYNNLKGNLQNLERKNAGSLLTRSLADIVKKEDFVLDSEYLVTMLVVVPKTSYAEWQKTYETLAEMVVPRSTNLLFEDQESGLFSVTLFRKAVDDFKHKARENKFTVRDFQYNEEEMKADKEEMTRLSTDKKKQFGPLVRWLKVNFSEAFIAWIHIKALRVFVESVLRYGLPVNFQAMLLQPNKKNMKKLREVLNDLYKHLDSSAAAIIDATMDIPGLNLSQQEYYPYVYYKIDCNLLDFK, encoded by the exons ATGTCCATCACCATGACTGAGTTTTGGTTGATCTCTGCCCCCGGGGAGAAGACGTGCCAGCAAACTTGGGATAAGCTGGTGGCAGCCACTCGTAACAACAGCCTCTCCGTCAACAACAAGTTCAACATCCCTGACCTTAAG GTGGGGACTCTTGATGTCTTGGTGGGACTGTCAGATGAATTGGCTAAACTGGATGCTTTTGTGGAAAG CGTGGTGAAGAAGGTGGCGCAATACATGGCTGATGTCTTGGAAGACAGTCGAGACAAAGTCCAGGAGAACTTGTTGGCGAACGGAG TGGACCTGGTGACCTACATCACAAGGTTTCAGTGGGACATGGCCAAGTATCCCATCAAACAATCTCTGAAGAACATCTCTGAAATTATCTCCAAG CAAGTAACTCAGATTGATAATGACCTGAAGTCTAGAGCCTCAGCTTACAACAACCTGAAGGGCAACCTCCAGAACCTGGAGAGGAAGAACGC AGGCAGCTTGTTGACCAGGAGTTTGGCTGACATTGTGAAGAAAGAAGACTTTGTTCTGGACTCTGAGTACTTGGTCACCATGCTGGTGGTTGTACCAAA GACAAGTTATGCGGAATGGCAGAAGACGTATGAAACGCTCGCTGAAATGGTGGTACCACGATCAACTAA TCTTCTATTTGAAGACCAGGAAAGTGGTCTCTTCAGTGTCACACTCTTCAGGAAGGCCGTCGATGACTTCAAGCACAAGGCCCGGGAGAACAA GTTCACTGTCCGGGACTTCCAGTACAACGAGGAGGAGATGAAGGCTGACAAGGAGGAAATGACTCGGCTATCAACGGACAAGAAGAAGCAGTTT GGGCCACTTgtccggtggctgaaggtgaaTTTCAGTGAAGCGTTCATCGCCTGGATCCACATAAAGGCGCTGAGGGTGTTTGTGGAGTCTGTCTTGAG GTACGGACTGCCCGTGAACTTCCAGGCCATGCTGCTGCAGCCCAACAAGAAGAATATGAAGAAGCTGAGGGAGGTCCTCAACGACCTCTACAAGCACCTGGACAGCAGCGCCGCCGCCATTATCGAC GCAACCATGGACATCCCTGGTCTGAACCTGAGCCAGCAGGAGTACTATCCCTATGTATACTACAAGATCGACTGCAATCTCCTGGACTTCAAATAG